The following nucleotide sequence is from Pseudomonadota bacterium.
ACGTATGTACCCAATGCGGAATCCTTCGGAGAGAGCGCAACGATCTCTAAAATACGGATCTCAGGTGCAGCTTCAGAATATGACACAGAATATTTGATGCAAGCCCTAGTTCCGGCAATAACATGTGGGGTAATGCAGCTTGGTATTATAGCGCAGCCCCCCAGTATCTCCTCCCAATGGGGCAAAGAGTCACGAGCTGCAGCCCTCGCAGCAGGACCGAAACTCCCTTCGGTACTATCGATGTTTATACCGCTTGTGATCATTTAGGTGATTCTCAGGCTACTAGAAACACTCCACAAGAGTTTTACCCCATATTTTAGTTAGAGTTTAATTAAATTTTTGAATTAAATGCAGAAATAAACCCTCAATACTCAAGTTAATTGGTATCTAGTTGATTATACGTAGCATAATAAACGCTATTAATCGCGCCAAATCGTCTCTGAATCTGAGAGATCGATCCACTTTGCGGCTGATTTCATGATGTCTCCGGTATTAAACTGCCCGAAGTCCGCTGTCGTAGTGTCGGAGCCGATATCCTTAATCATGCCAAGCGGGTAGATCAGCTCGCGGCTCGGACAAACTACAACAACTGAGCGCTGTATCGTCAGATCCGTATCGCGGGCTAAAAGGGTTCGTTCGTACACAGGGGCTACAGGGGGAGTGTCGCGAAAATCCTCCTGCTCATATTGCCTGCGACCGAAGTTAGATATGCCTCCCATAGCCGCAGAGGAGCGTACTGGCTGGTCAGCCGGCATGTACTCATTCTCTTTACTGAACGAAGAGAGGCCAAGGGAGAATGCGACGAGATCGGCAGCCATCTCAAGGTCAACGCTGACCTGACGAGTAACACCCTTGGGCGGTAAACGCTTAACGATAACGGAAAGCCCCGCACGCGCAACGGCATCCAGAAATGCGCGCTGTCGGGAATCATCTTCGTATGGAATAAGGGTGTAATAACGGGCGACGATCGGATTAAGGCCAGAGGTTACTCCGCGCACAAGTCCACTCATGTTGACCTTGC
It contains:
- a CDS encoding NYN domain-containing protein gives rise to the protein MKYEELGGGFIKKKERRIVGLFIDGTGLDRATRRINRKVNMSGLVRGVTSGLNPIVARYYTLIPYEDDSRQRAFLDAVARAGLSVIVKRLPPKGVTRQVSVDLEMAADLVAFSLGLSSFSKENEYMPADQPVRSSAAMGGISNFGRRQYEQEDFRDTPPVAPVYERTLLARDTDLTIQRSVVVVCPSRELIYPLGMIKDIGSDTTTADFGQFNTGDIMKSAAKWIDLSDSETIWRD